Proteins encoded by one window of Pan troglodytes isolate AG18354 chromosome 16, NHGRI_mPanTro3-v2.0_pri, whole genome shotgun sequence:
- the LOC737781 gene encoding golgin subfamily A member 6A-like isoform X1, which translates to MWPQPCLPPHPTMLEETRQSKLAAAKKKLKEYQQRNSPGVPAGVKMKKKNTGSIPETATSGGCHSPGDSRYQELELALDSSSAIINQLNENIESLKQQKKQVEHQLEEEKKTNSEIHKAQMEQLEAINILTLEKTDLKTTLYHTKRAARHFEEESKDLAGRLQYSLQRIQELERALCAVSTQQQEEDRSSSCSEAVLQWRLQQTIKERALLNAHVTQVTESLKQVQLERDEYAQHIKGERARWQERMWKMLVEARTLKKEKKRDIHRIQELKRSLSELKNQMAEPPSPALPAVTSVVEQLQDEAKHLRQEVESLEGKLQSQVENNQALSLLSKEQKQRLQEQDERLREQEEWRVQEQERLCEQNERLREQQKTLREQGERLRKQEQRLCKQEERLQKQEKRLWDQEENLWEKEERLQKQEERLMLSQNHKLDKQLAEPQCGFEDLNNEKKSALQLEQQVKELQERLGEKETVTSAPSKKGWEEPAASHQNQQLETQLSLVALPGEGDGEHLDSEEEEAPRSTPPKHPRGPGEPGGHGEYITEYDSQGAVPNTRHQEKEDVIRLAQKEEEMKVKLLELQELVLPLVGDHEAHGKFLTAAQNPTDEPAPGAPAPQELGAADEQGDFYEVSLDDSEEPAPGAAREGSPHDNPTAQQMVQLPPVMQDTQEHPGLPSNPCVPFFYQAAENREINIII; encoded by the exons ATGTGGCCCCAACCctgccttcctccccaccccacgatGTTAGAAGAAACTCGACAGAGTAAATTGGCAGCAGccaaaaaaaag CTAAAAGAATATCAGCAGAGGAACAGCCCTGGTGTTCCAGCAGGagtgaagatgaaaaagaaaaacactggcaGTATCCCTGAGACAGCCACTTCTGGTGGTTGCCACTCACCTGGGGAT AGTCGGTACCAAGAACTGGAATTAGCCCTGGACTCAAGCTCCGCAATAATCAATCAACTCAATGAAAACATAGAATCATTG AAACAACAGAAGAAACAAGTGGAACATCAGCTGGAAGAA gaaaagaaaaccaacagtGAAATACACAAAGCACAGATGGAGCAGTTAGAG GCAATCAACATCCTCACATTGGAAAAGACAGACTTGAAGACCACCCTTTACCATACTAAACGTGCTGCCCGACACTTCGAAG AAGAGTCCAAGGATCTGGCTGGCCGCCTGCAATACTCCTTACAGCGTATTCAAGAATTGGAGCGGGCTCTCTGTGCTGTGTCTACACAGCAGCAGGAAGAGGACAGG TCCTCAAGCTGCAGTGAAGCGGTCCTCCAGTGGCGGTTACAGCAGACCATAAAGGAGCGGGCACTGCTGAACGCACACGTGACACAG GTGACAGAGTCACTTAAACAAGTCCAGCTAGAGAGAGATGAATATGCTCAACATATAAAAGGAGAGAGGGCCCGGTggcaggagaggatgtggaaaatgtTGGTGGAG GCTCGCACattgaagaaggagaagaagcgTGACATACATCGGATACAGGAGCTGAAGAGGAGCTTGTCCGAACTGAAAAACCAGATGG CTGAGCCCCCATCCCCAGCACTCCCAGCAGTGACCTCTGTGGTGGAACAGCTACAAGATGAGGCCAAACacctgaggcaggaggtggagaGTTTGGAGGGAAAGCTCCAATCCCAGGTGGAAAACAACCAGGCCTTGAGTCTTCTGAGCAAGGAACAAAAGCAGAGGCTCCAGGAGCAGGACGAGAGGCTCCGAGAGCAGGAGGAGTGGAGGGTGCAGGAGCAGGAGAGACTGTGTGAGCAAAACGAGAGGCTTCGGGAGCAGCAGAAGACGCTACGGGAGCAGGGTGAGAGGCTGCGAAAGCAGGAGCAGAGGCTATGCAAGCAGGAGGAGAGGCTGCAAAAGCAGGAAAAGAGGCTGTGGGACCAGGAGGAGAACCtgtgggagaaggaggagaggctACAAAAGCAGGAGGAGAGGCTCATGCTCTCCCAGAACCACAAGCTCGACAAGCAGCTGGCCGAGCCACAGTGCGGCTTCGAGGATCTG AATAACGAGAAAAAGAGCGCACTGCAGTTGGAGCAGCAAGTAAAGGAGCTGCAGGAGAGGCTGGGCGAGAAGGAGACAGTAACCTCTGCCCCATCCAAGAAGGGCTGGGAG GAACCAGCTGCCAGCCACCAGAACCAACAGCTAGAGACCCAGCTAAGCCTCGTGGCTCTCCCTGGAGAAG gagatggagaacatctggacagtgaggaggaggaggcgccTCGGTCCACGCCTCCCAAACATCCCAGAGGACCTGGAGAGCCGGGAGGCCACG GAGAGTACATCACTGAATATGACAGCCAGGGGGCAGTGCCAAACACGCGGCACCAGGAGAAGGAAGACGTCATCAGGCTGgcccagaaggaggaggagatgaaG GTGAAGCTGCTGGAGCTGCAGGAGCTGGTGTTGCCCCTTGTGGGCGACCACGAGGCGCATGGCAAATTCCTCACCGCTGCCCAGAACCCTACCGATGAGCCCGCTCCAGGGGCCCCAGCCCCCCAGGAACTTGGGGCTGCCGATGAGCAGGGTG ATTTTTATGAAGTGAGCCTGGACGACAGCGAGGAGCCTGCACCAGGAGCGGCCAGGGAGGGCTCTCCCCATGACAACCCCACTGCACAGCAGATGGTGCAGCTGCCTCCTGTAATGCAGGACACCCAGGAGCACCCAGGCTTGCCCAGCAACCCCTGCGTGCCATTCTTTTACCAGGCAGCCGAGAACAGGGAGATAAACATCATCATCTAA
- the LOC107968481 gene encoding putative GED domain-containing protein DNM1P34 yields MPLCCPWQASKAEENGSNSFMHSMDPQLVRQMETTQSLVEFYVAIVNKTVWDLMVGLVPKTIMHLMINNTKEFIFSELLATLYSCGDENMLMEDSTEQAKWCNEMLCMHHVLREAPNIIGNIQTTMVSMPMGAHG; encoded by the exons ATGCCTTTGTGTTGTCCATGGCAGGCCAGCAAGGCTGAGGAGAATGGCTCCAACAGCTTCATGCACTCCATGGACCCACAGCTGGTGCGGCAAATGGAGACCACCCAGAGCCTGGTGGAATTCTATGTGGCCATTGTCAACAAGACCGTGTGGGACCTCATGGTTGGTCTCGTGCCCAAGACCATCATGCACCTCATGATCAACAAC accaaggagttcatcttctcggagCTGCTGGCCACACTGTACTCATGTGGAGACGAGAACATGCTGATGGAGGATTCCACGGAGCAGGCAAAATGGTGCAACGAGATGCTGTGCATGCACCATGTGCTGAGGGAGGCGCCCAACATCATCGGCAACATCCAAACAACCATGGTCAGCATGCCCATGGGGGCCCATGGATGA
- the LOC737781 gene encoding golgin subfamily A member 6A-like isoform X3, with translation MEQLEAINILTLEKTDLKTTLYHTKRAARHFEEESKDLAGRLQYSLQRIQELERALCAVSTQQQEEDRSSSCSEAVLQWRLQQTIKERALLNAHVTQVTESLKQVQLERDEYAQHIKGERARWQERMWKMLVEARTLKKEKKRDIHRIQELKRSLSELKNQMAEPPSPALPAVTSVVEQLQDEAKHLRQEVESLEGKLQSQVENNQALSLLSKEQKQRLQEQDERLREQEEWRVQEQERLCEQNERLREQQKTLREQGERLRKQEQRLCKQEERLQKQEKRLWDQEENLWEKEERLQKQEERLMLSQNHKLDKQLAEPQCGFEDLNNEKKSALQLEQQVKELQERLGEKETVTSAPSKKGWEEPAASHQNQQLETQLSLVALPGEGDGEHLDSEEEEAPRSTPPKHPRGPGEPGGHGEYITEYDSQGAVPNTRHQEKEDVIRLAQKEEEMKVKLLELQELVLPLVGDHEAHGKFLTAAQNPTDEPAPGAPAPQELGAADEQGDFYEVSLDDSEEPAPGAAREGSPHDNPTAQQMVQLPPVMQDTQEHPGLPSNPCVPFFYQAAENREINIII, from the exons ATGGAGCAGTTAGAG GCAATCAACATCCTCACATTGGAAAAGACAGACTTGAAGACCACCCTTTACCATACTAAACGTGCTGCCCGACACTTCGAAG AAGAGTCCAAGGATCTGGCTGGCCGCCTGCAATACTCCTTACAGCGTATTCAAGAATTGGAGCGGGCTCTCTGTGCTGTGTCTACACAGCAGCAGGAAGAGGACAGG TCCTCAAGCTGCAGTGAAGCGGTCCTCCAGTGGCGGTTACAGCAGACCATAAAGGAGCGGGCACTGCTGAACGCACACGTGACACAG GTGACAGAGTCACTTAAACAAGTCCAGCTAGAGAGAGATGAATATGCTCAACATATAAAAGGAGAGAGGGCCCGGTggcaggagaggatgtggaaaatgtTGGTGGAG GCTCGCACattgaagaaggagaagaagcgTGACATACATCGGATACAGGAGCTGAAGAGGAGCTTGTCCGAACTGAAAAACCAGATGG CTGAGCCCCCATCCCCAGCACTCCCAGCAGTGACCTCTGTGGTGGAACAGCTACAAGATGAGGCCAAACacctgaggcaggaggtggagaGTTTGGAGGGAAAGCTCCAATCCCAGGTGGAAAACAACCAGGCCTTGAGTCTTCTGAGCAAGGAACAAAAGCAGAGGCTCCAGGAGCAGGACGAGAGGCTCCGAGAGCAGGAGGAGTGGAGGGTGCAGGAGCAGGAGAGACTGTGTGAGCAAAACGAGAGGCTTCGGGAGCAGCAGAAGACGCTACGGGAGCAGGGTGAGAGGCTGCGAAAGCAGGAGCAGAGGCTATGCAAGCAGGAGGAGAGGCTGCAAAAGCAGGAAAAGAGGCTGTGGGACCAGGAGGAGAACCtgtgggagaaggaggagaggctACAAAAGCAGGAGGAGAGGCTCATGCTCTCCCAGAACCACAAGCTCGACAAGCAGCTGGCCGAGCCACAGTGCGGCTTCGAGGATCTG AATAACGAGAAAAAGAGCGCACTGCAGTTGGAGCAGCAAGTAAAGGAGCTGCAGGAGAGGCTGGGCGAGAAGGAGACAGTAACCTCTGCCCCATCCAAGAAGGGCTGGGAG GAACCAGCTGCCAGCCACCAGAACCAACAGCTAGAGACCCAGCTAAGCCTCGTGGCTCTCCCTGGAGAAG gagatggagaacatctggacagtgaggaggaggaggcgccTCGGTCCACGCCTCCCAAACATCCCAGAGGACCTGGAGAGCCGGGAGGCCACG GAGAGTACATCACTGAATATGACAGCCAGGGGGCAGTGCCAAACACGCGGCACCAGGAGAAGGAAGACGTCATCAGGCTGgcccagaaggaggaggagatgaaG GTGAAGCTGCTGGAGCTGCAGGAGCTGGTGTTGCCCCTTGTGGGCGACCACGAGGCGCATGGCAAATTCCTCACCGCTGCCCAGAACCCTACCGATGAGCCCGCTCCAGGGGCCCCAGCCCCCCAGGAACTTGGGGCTGCCGATGAGCAGGGTG ATTTTTATGAAGTGAGCCTGGACGACAGCGAGGAGCCTGCACCAGGAGCGGCCAGGGAGGGCTCTCCCCATGACAACCCCACTGCACAGCAGATGGTGCAGCTGCCTCCTGTAATGCAGGACACCCAGGAGCACCCAGGCTTGCCCAGCAACCCCTGCGTGCCATTCTTTTACCAGGCAGCCGAGAACAGGGAGATAAACATCATCATCTAA
- the LOC737781 gene encoding golgin subfamily A member 6A-like isoform X2 produces the protein MWPQPCLPPHPTMLEETRQSKLAAAKKKLKEYQQRNSPGVPAGVKMKKKNTGSIPETATSGGCHSPGDSRYQELELALDSSSAIINQLNENIESLKQQKKQVEHQLEEEKKTNSEIHKAQMEQLEAINILTLEKTDLKTTLYHTKRAARHFEEESKDLAGRLQYSLQRIQELERALCAVSTQQQEEDRSSSCSEAVLQWRLQQTIKERALLNAHVTQVTESLKQVQLERDEYAQHIKGERARWQERMWKMLVEARTLKKEKKRDIHRIQELKRSLSELKNQMAEPPSPALPAVTSVVEQLQDEAKHLRQEVESLEGKLQSQVENNQALSLLSKEQKQRLQEQDERLREQEEWRVQEQERLCEQNERLREQQKTLREQGERLRKQEQRLCKQEERLQKQEKRLWDQEENLWEKEERLQKQEERLMLSQNHKLDKQLAEPQCGFEDLEPAASHQNQQLETQLSLVALPGEGDGEHLDSEEEEAPRSTPPKHPRGPGEPGGHGEYITEYDSQGAVPNTRHQEKEDVIRLAQKEEEMKVKLLELQELVLPLVGDHEAHGKFLTAAQNPTDEPAPGAPAPQELGAADEQGDFYEVSLDDSEEPAPGAAREGSPHDNPTAQQMVQLPPVMQDTQEHPGLPSNPCVPFFYQAAENREINIII, from the exons ATGTGGCCCCAACCctgccttcctccccaccccacgatGTTAGAAGAAACTCGACAGAGTAAATTGGCAGCAGccaaaaaaaag CTAAAAGAATATCAGCAGAGGAACAGCCCTGGTGTTCCAGCAGGagtgaagatgaaaaagaaaaacactggcaGTATCCCTGAGACAGCCACTTCTGGTGGTTGCCACTCACCTGGGGAT AGTCGGTACCAAGAACTGGAATTAGCCCTGGACTCAAGCTCCGCAATAATCAATCAACTCAATGAAAACATAGAATCATTG AAACAACAGAAGAAACAAGTGGAACATCAGCTGGAAGAA gaaaagaaaaccaacagtGAAATACACAAAGCACAGATGGAGCAGTTAGAG GCAATCAACATCCTCACATTGGAAAAGACAGACTTGAAGACCACCCTTTACCATACTAAACGTGCTGCCCGACACTTCGAAG AAGAGTCCAAGGATCTGGCTGGCCGCCTGCAATACTCCTTACAGCGTATTCAAGAATTGGAGCGGGCTCTCTGTGCTGTGTCTACACAGCAGCAGGAAGAGGACAGG TCCTCAAGCTGCAGTGAAGCGGTCCTCCAGTGGCGGTTACAGCAGACCATAAAGGAGCGGGCACTGCTGAACGCACACGTGACACAG GTGACAGAGTCACTTAAACAAGTCCAGCTAGAGAGAGATGAATATGCTCAACATATAAAAGGAGAGAGGGCCCGGTggcaggagaggatgtggaaaatgtTGGTGGAG GCTCGCACattgaagaaggagaagaagcgTGACATACATCGGATACAGGAGCTGAAGAGGAGCTTGTCCGAACTGAAAAACCAGATGG CTGAGCCCCCATCCCCAGCACTCCCAGCAGTGACCTCTGTGGTGGAACAGCTACAAGATGAGGCCAAACacctgaggcaggaggtggagaGTTTGGAGGGAAAGCTCCAATCCCAGGTGGAAAACAACCAGGCCTTGAGTCTTCTGAGCAAGGAACAAAAGCAGAGGCTCCAGGAGCAGGACGAGAGGCTCCGAGAGCAGGAGGAGTGGAGGGTGCAGGAGCAGGAGAGACTGTGTGAGCAAAACGAGAGGCTTCGGGAGCAGCAGAAGACGCTACGGGAGCAGGGTGAGAGGCTGCGAAAGCAGGAGCAGAGGCTATGCAAGCAGGAGGAGAGGCTGCAAAAGCAGGAAAAGAGGCTGTGGGACCAGGAGGAGAACCtgtgggagaaggaggagaggctACAAAAGCAGGAGGAGAGGCTCATGCTCTCCCAGAACCACAAGCTCGACAAGCAGCTGGCCGAGCCACAGTGCGGCTTCGAGGATCTG GAACCAGCTGCCAGCCACCAGAACCAACAGCTAGAGACCCAGCTAAGCCTCGTGGCTCTCCCTGGAGAAG gagatggagaacatctggacagtgaggaggaggaggcgccTCGGTCCACGCCTCCCAAACATCCCAGAGGACCTGGAGAGCCGGGAGGCCACG GAGAGTACATCACTGAATATGACAGCCAGGGGGCAGTGCCAAACACGCGGCACCAGGAGAAGGAAGACGTCATCAGGCTGgcccagaaggaggaggagatgaaG GTGAAGCTGCTGGAGCTGCAGGAGCTGGTGTTGCCCCTTGTGGGCGACCACGAGGCGCATGGCAAATTCCTCACCGCTGCCCAGAACCCTACCGATGAGCCCGCTCCAGGGGCCCCAGCCCCCCAGGAACTTGGGGCTGCCGATGAGCAGGGTG ATTTTTATGAAGTGAGCCTGGACGACAGCGAGGAGCCTGCACCAGGAGCGGCCAGGGAGGGCTCTCCCCATGACAACCCCACTGCACAGCAGATGGTGCAGCTGCCTCCTGTAATGCAGGACACCCAGGAGCACCCAGGCTTGCCCAGCAACCCCTGCGTGCCATTCTTTTACCAGGCAGCCGAGAACAGGGAGATAAACATCATCATCTAA